Part of the Arachis hypogaea cultivar Tifrunner chromosome 6, arahy.Tifrunner.gnm2.J5K5, whole genome shotgun sequence genome, TTGCCCAAATGATGAATTTGGCACCTGCTGCACCTCAAGCATCTAGAAACGTTGCAGCCCCACCACCACCTGTCCCTAATGGATCTGCACAGTCTTCTGTCAAAACCCGCATATGCAACAAGTTTAATTCTGCTGAAGGCTGTAAATTTGGTGATAAATGTCATTTTGCCCACGGTGAATGGGAACTTGGCAAGCCTATTGCTCATTTTGATGATCATCGTGCCATGGGTCCCCCTCCAGTAGGTCGCATGGCTGGTCCTGGTCGAATGGAGCCGCCCCCTGGTCCTGCCACTAGCTTTGGTGCCAATGCTACAGCCAAGATCAGTGTAGAAGCTTCCCTTGCTGGAGCTATCATTGGGAAGGGTGGTGTAAACTCGAAGCAGATATGTCGCCAAACAGGAGCCAAACTTTCGATTCGAGAGCACGAATCGGATCCAAATCTCAGAAACATAGAACTCGAGGGAAGTTTCGAACAAATTAAGGAGGCGAGCAACATGGTAAAGGAATTACTTTTGACCTTGCAGATGTCTGCGCCCCCTAAATCGAACCAAGGTGCCCCGGGGTCGGCTGCTCCTGGAAGCAACTACAAGACCAAGCTGTGTGAGAATTTTTCAAAAGGATCTTGCACTTTTGGGGACAGATGTCACTTTGCACACGGTGCTGCGGAGTTGCGTAAAGGTGTATGAAGTATGAGTCGTAGTCAGATGCATTGTTGGGTTTTGCCATCATATTAGAGTTATTATGATTATTGTTTGTTATTGCTGTGCATTGCTACTTAGTGGTACTGACAGGATTTTCGGAAATGTTTTGCTGTTGAGTTTCCTTACAACTATTTCTTAACATTGCAATTGCAACTTCCCCCTATACTCTGATCTAAAACCTACTTGATGGGTTTTGTTCTTTTAGGGTTGCAATTTGCAAATGTTCTTGTGTTCATTTCTCTCAGCTgtcctctttttttctttttctttttctttttctttttccatactCTAATTCACACTATCGCATAaccataaatagaataaaagcaaTGGGGtaattcaaacataaaattaagtgcgttgaataataaataattaaaacataagcTCCCAGTTACCAACAATCATAATTCATAAGGCAAAGGAACAAAGTGATtatagggcttgtttgggtgagcttctaagaaaatatgttattttttttaaaagactttatagaaaagtaaaagtaattttatgtttggatgttTCATGTAAAAaagtctttttatctatcaattatgtttgggtataataatataaaaatatttttttgtttatttattatatgaaaaatatctttttttaagaaaaaaagatcttttaaaaaaagatgtaaattacagcttctcaaaaaagattttttttttaattttactaatgattttacttttactactagaaatttgccaaatatattaaaaaataaaaaaaattttaaaaaaagatattttttaacaaaataatgatgCCCAAACATGCAGAGAAGCGAATATAATTGTAAGTAAAGGACACTTAAAGCGGAGTTTAGTTGGGTCGGAAAAAAAAGGAAGTTTAAGTTTATGGgttatattatatatactttCAAAGAGTAAAGACATATTaacctttttaattttatcttttctttgtttcaacCTTGTTTTGCTTTTTAATTATAGAAAGTATAAATTGACAGCTGATAATTTATAAACtgaatatggatcatgattatacATCTGAAGCAATAGATAAATTTTGATAAGGACAAAAGCAACAAGTGATCCATACTGGTTTGTCCCAAGCAGCATGAAGATCAGACTTCAAAGGGAACCACATACGTATCACTTGTAATTGACTTGTCTTCTGATTCTTTTTCCCAATTTGAAGTGGCAATGATTCGAAGATATGTACCTgtacaaaatatatatagttattattttACGTGATAATGCAAAGAAGGAAACTCTGCTGCTAAGTTGTGCCTTTCATTATGGGATTTTGTTTcccttctcctcctcttttttttctttttctttttttttttttcaacatgaCAATCTTTTAACATAAGTGCATGTAATTTGGTTGACACCGAATTTTACTATAAAACTAGAGTATGTTTTCATAT contains:
- the LOC112696111 gene encoding zinc finger CCCH domain-containing protein 14; the encoded protein is MDTRKRGRPEFGFNVNGGLKKNKQELDSLSTGVGSKSKPCTKFFSTAGCPFGEGCHFLHYVPGGYNAVAQMMNLAPAAPQASRNVAAPPPPVPNGSAQSSVKTRICNKFNSAEGCKFGDKCHFAHGEWELGKPIAHFDDHRAMGPPPVGRMAGPGRMEPPPGPATSFGANATAKISVEASLAGAIIGKGGVNSKQICRQTGAKLSIREHESDPNLRNIELEGSFEQIKEASNMVKELLLTLQMSAPPKSNQGAPGSAAPGSNYKTKLCENFSKGSCTFGDRCHFAHGAAELRKGV